One window from the genome of Deinococcus sp. NW-56 encodes:
- a CDS encoding allophanate hydrolase subunit 1 has protein sequence MSGPPTSGPPAEITPLGDTALVVRSALTPVLRADLAARPLPGVQETVPALDVLTVLYDPLHTGPEALAAALRERLAGLRSVEAAPGRLHLLPVTFDGPDLGWCAGQVGMNESAFIRVLEEATLTVAFLGFTPGFAFLTGLPPPLQMPRLSTPRERVPAGSVALGGPWAGVYPRETPGGWRIVGHTGVLLFDLGRPEPVLWGPGDRVRLVAVHA, from the coding sequence ATGTCTGGCCCGCCCACGTCCGGCCCGCCCGCCGAGATCACCCCGCTGGGGGACACCGCTCTGGTCGTGCGCTCGGCCCTGACGCCCGTGCTGCGGGCGGACCTCGCGGCGCGGCCCCTGCCCGGCGTGCAGGAGACGGTGCCCGCGCTGGACGTGCTGACGGTCCTCTACGACCCGCTGCATACCGGTCCAGAGGCGCTCGCGGCGGCCCTGCGCGAGCGGCTGGCGGGGTTGCGCTCCGTGGAGGCCGCGCCGGGACGCCTGCACCTCCTCCCCGTCACGTTCGATGGACCGGATTTGGGCTGGTGCGCCGGGCAGGTGGGGATGAACGAGTCGGCGTTCATCCGGGTGCTGGAGGAGGCGACCCTCACGGTGGCCTTCCTGGGCTTCACGCCGGGATTCGCCTTTCTGACCGGGTTGCCGCCACCGCTCCAGATGCCCCGCCTCTCCACGCCCAGGGAGCGCGTTCCGGCGGGCAGCGTGGCGCTGGGGGGACCGTGGGCGGGCGTGTATCCGCGCGAGACGCCGGGGGGCTGGCGAATCGTGGGGCACACGGGCGTGCTCCTCTTCGATCTGGGACGGCCGGAGCCGGTGCTGTGGGGGCCGGGCGACCGGGTGCGGTTGGTGGCGGTTCATGCTTGA
- a CDS encoding histidine kinase N-terminal 7TM domain-containing protein, with amino-acid sequence MNDALASSFAAWLMGSAFAALLTARFAWRRRQAPGATPLALLLLSLAVWTLTYALHWLNVPPGAVFWLDATFFGVVGAPVFVWLLTREFTQPGRPLRPLEWATLLAVPGVTWGLLLLGDPGGVLFGAGATQDAHTRLAGGPWFRVVVLHGYALMALSALALGQFWRRTSGVYRRQAGVLLAGLCVPWVVNFVSVLGGRPFPDFDLTPMLFMATALVFLWGLLGFRLFDLVPVARHLLVEQMGEGVVVLDAQERVVDLNRAARRLADSTRPSPIGRPAAEVFEHWSAALASRGGLDEGATELTVDGRALEVRVSHLRDGRGRSQGQVVVWRDVTRQRRAEAALRQAHEQLQVRLTEIERLQAELREQSVRDPLTGLHNRRYLSGALEALRGQPFSVVLLDIDHFKGVNDSLGHAGGDAVLRAVADHLAGAVAPGETVCRYGGEEFVVLLPGLRTDAALARAEGWRQAVAARGVAVDGGRVPVTVSLGLAGAPDHGTDPDRVLLAADRALYAAKEGGRNQCRVAPAPDSLPAEVTLEPLP; translated from the coding sequence GTGAACGACGCCCTCGCGTCCTCCTTCGCGGCGTGGCTGATGGGGTCGGCGTTCGCCGCGCTGCTCACGGCGCGGTTCGCGTGGCGGCGGCGGCAGGCACCGGGGGCCACCCCCCTGGCCCTGCTGCTGCTCTCGCTCGCGGTGTGGACGCTGACCTACGCCCTGCACTGGCTGAACGTGCCGCCCGGCGCGGTGTTCTGGCTGGACGCCACCTTCTTCGGGGTGGTGGGGGCGCCCGTATTTGTGTGGCTGCTCACCCGCGAGTTCACCCAGCCGGGCCGCCCGCTGCGGCCACTGGAATGGGCCACGCTGCTCGCGGTGCCGGGGGTGACCTGGGGCCTGCTGCTGCTCGGCGACCCCGGCGGCGTGCTGTTCGGGGCCGGGGCCACGCAGGACGCGCACACCCGGCTGGCCGGGGGACCGTGGTTCCGGGTGGTCGTGCTGCACGGCTACGCGCTGATGGCCCTGAGTGCGCTCGCGCTGGGGCAGTTCTGGCGCCGCACGTCCGGGGTCTATCGGCGGCAGGCCGGGGTCCTGCTCGCGGGGCTGTGCGTCCCCTGGGTCGTCAATTTCGTGAGCGTGCTGGGGGGGCGGCCCTTTCCGGATTTCGACCTCACGCCCATGCTGTTCATGGCGACGGCGCTGGTCTTTCTGTGGGGACTGCTGGGCTTCCGGCTCTTCGACCTCGTGCCGGTGGCGCGGCACCTCCTCGTCGAGCAGATGGGTGAGGGCGTGGTGGTGCTTGACGCGCAGGAGCGGGTGGTGGACCTCAACCGGGCCGCCCGGCGCCTCGCGGACTCCACGCGGCCCTCCCCCATCGGGCGCCCCGCCGCCGAGGTCTTCGAGCACTGGAGTGCGGCCCTGGCCTCCCGCGGGGGGCTGGACGAGGGCGCGACCGAGCTGACCGTGGACGGCCGCGCCCTGGAGGTGCGCGTCTCGCACCTGCGCGACGGGCGGGGGCGCTCGCAGGGGCAGGTGGTGGTCTGGCGCGACGTGACCCGGCAGCGGCGGGCCGAGGCCGCGCTGCGTCAGGCGCATGAGCAGTTGCAGGTGCGCCTGACCGAGATCGAGCGCCTGCAAGCCGAGCTGCGCGAGCAGAGCGTGCGTGACCCCCTCACCGGGCTGCACAACCGCCGCTACCTCAGCGGGGCGCTCGAAGCCTTGCGGGGCCAGCCGTTCAGCGTGGTGCTGCTGGACATCGACCACTTCAAGGGGGTCAACGACTCGCTGGGGCACGCGGGCGGAGACGCGGTGCTGCGGGCGGTGGCGGATCACCTCGCGGGGGCCGTGGCGCCCGGCGAGACGGTCTGCCGCTACGGGGGCGAGGAATTCGTGGTGCTGCTGCCGGGCCTGAGGACGGACGCCGCCCTCGCGCGGGCCGAGGGCTGGCGGCAGGCGGTCGCGGCGCGGGGGGTCGCCGTGGACGGCGGGCGGGTCCCCGTCACCGTGTCGCTGGGGCTCGCCGGAGCACCCGACCACGGCACCGACCCCGACCGGGTGCTGCTCGCCGCCGACCGGGCGCTCTACGCGGCGAAGGAGGGAGGCCGCAACCAGTGCCGGGTGGCCCCCGCGCCGGACAGTCTGCCCGCCGAGGTGACGCTGGAACCGCTGCCGTGA
- the pxpA gene encoding 5-oxoprolinase subunit PxpA, with protein MLPVMDLNADLGEGSPHEAAVMPFVTSANIACGGHAGDAETMRGSLRLAARHGVAAGAHPGFPDREGFGRREMHFSPQEVTAFVREQIETLKAVAAREGVRLAHVKPHGMLYNMAVRDAALAGAIARAAADSGIPLYFGLAGEGSVMLREAAALGLTPVGEAFADRGYAPDGSLWPRGQAGALLPHAEAVAQGVRVAREGVVTAVTGEAVRVPARTLCLHGDGAEAAELARDLRRALEAAGVRVAAPTQG; from the coding sequence ATGCTGCCTGTGATGGACCTCAACGCCGACCTGGGCGAAGGCAGCCCGCACGAGGCGGCGGTCATGCCCTTCGTCACCAGCGCCAACATCGCCTGCGGGGGCCACGCGGGGGACGCGGAGACGATGCGCGGCAGCCTGCGCCTCGCCGCGCGGCACGGGGTGGCGGCGGGGGCGCACCCCGGCTTTCCCGACCGCGAGGGTTTCGGGCGGCGGGAGATGCACTTCTCGCCCCAGGAGGTCACGGCCTTCGTGCGCGAGCAGATCGAGACGCTGAAGGCGGTCGCGGCGCGGGAGGGGGTGCGGCTGGCGCACGTCAAGCCCCACGGGATGCTCTACAACATGGCCGTGCGCGACGCGGCGCTGGCGGGCGCGATTGCGCGGGCGGCGGCAGATTCGGGCATTCCGCTGTATTTCGGGCTGGCGGGGGAAGGCAGCGTGATGCTGCGCGAGGCGGCGGCCCTGGGGCTGACACCGGTGGGCGAGGCCTTCGCGGACCGGGGCTACGCGCCGGACGGCTCGCTGTGGCCGCGCGGTCAGGCGGGGGCGCTGCTGCCCCACGCCGAGGCCGTCGCGCAGGGCGTGCGGGTGGCACGGGAGGGCGTGGTGACCGCCGTCACGGGTGAGGCGGTGCGGGTGCCCGCCCGGACCCTCTGCCTGCATGGGGACGGGGCGGAGGCGGCGGAGTTGGCCCGCGACCTGCGCCGAGCATTGGAAGCGGCGGGGGTCCGGGTGGCAGCGCCCACCCAGGGTTAA
- a CDS encoding nitrilase-related carbon-nitrogen hydrolase — protein sequence MTSGEAQPRHFRAFAVQPHWSAGDFASADTFRAWLRGQLELARPHLAPDRPNLVVLTELNGLPLVLRGVPLAVRAGTFERAALLLFLRHLPHALPVLLRERVSPIRALQLALSGENARLYLETCRDLAREYGVYLCCGSAPMPRFRLEGGRVHREPGVLHNETVLLDPQGDLIGVADKVHLTPAEEAGGVDLTPGPLEELRVFPTPVGDLGVAISLDAFREDVTSRLEAQGCTVLLQPDANGAPWTDLEGLPPDPENVRDQPVAWLESSWQATTRGRSIRYAVNPMVVGNLLDLTFDGQSAITGRAEDAPKPRSYALTEPRPGFLALLPWVEEAGPERLRAAGRERAAGSGHPWENRYRTGVLHADLTLPPAWLPAPPRTRHEVALAALLRGEAAWPRRGPGWWAVAAGAALLGLVWSRRRRRR from the coding sequence ATGACCTCCGGTGAAGCCCAGCCCCGGCACTTCCGCGCCTTCGCCGTGCAGCCGCACTGGAGCGCGGGGGATTTCGCCAGCGCGGACACCTTCCGGGCCTGGCTGCGCGGGCAACTGGAGCTGGCCCGGCCCCACCTCGCCCCGGATCGCCCCAACCTCGTCGTCCTGACCGAACTCAACGGGCTGCCGCTGGTGCTGCGCGGGGTGCCGCTGGCGGTGCGGGCCGGGACCTTCGAGCGGGCGGCGCTCCTCCTCTTCCTGCGTCACCTTCCCCACGCCCTGCCTGTGCTCCTGCGCGAGCGCGTCTCGCCCATCCGGGCGCTGCAACTCGCCCTGAGCGGCGAGAACGCCCGGCTGTACCTCGAAACCTGCCGCGACCTCGCCCGCGAGTACGGGGTGTACCTCTGCTGCGGCTCGGCGCCCATGCCGCGCTTCCGGCTGGAGGGGGGACGTGTGCACCGAGAGCCGGGCGTGCTTCACAACGAGACCGTCCTGCTGGACCCCCAGGGCGACCTCATCGGCGTGGCCGACAAGGTCCACCTCACCCCCGCCGAGGAGGCTGGGGGCGTGGACCTGACGCCGGGGCCACTGGAGGAACTGCGGGTCTTTCCCACACCCGTGGGGGACCTGGGGGTGGCGATCAGCCTCGACGCCTTCCGCGAGGACGTGACCTCGCGGCTGGAGGCGCAGGGCTGCACCGTCCTCCTGCAACCCGACGCCAACGGTGCCCCCTGGACCGACCTGGAGGGGCTGCCGCCCGATCCCGAGAACGTGCGCGATCAGCCCGTCGCGTGGCTGGAGTCGAGCTGGCAGGCCACCACGCGGGGCCGCTCCATCCGTTATGCGGTCAACCCGATGGTGGTCGGCAACCTGCTCGACCTCACCTTCGACGGCCAGAGCGCGATCACCGGCCGCGCCGAGGACGCCCCCAAACCCCGGTCCTATGCGCTGACCGAGCCGCGTCCCGGCTTCCTCGCCCTGCTCCCCTGGGTGGAGGAGGCCGGGCCGGAGCGCCTGCGGGCCGCCGGGCGCGAGCGGGCGGCGGGCAGCGGTCACCCCTGGGAAAACCGCTACCGCACAGGCGTTCTGCACGCCGACCTGACCCTGCCCCCGGCCTGGCTCCCCGCCCCGCCCCGCACCCGGCATGAGGTGGCTCTGGCCGCCCTGCTGCGCGGTGAGGCCGCGTGGCCCCGGCGGGGTCCCGGCTGGTGGGCGGTCGCGGCTGGGGCGGCGCTGCTGGGGCTGGTCTGGAGCAGGCGGCGGCGCAGGCGTTGA
- a CDS encoding N-6 DNA methylase yields the protein MEADQLNAALDALARRVKSNFTEDAVEHTLTETRFYEALGYERTGRDIRRKPKGKSGIPDALLLNSDDSIQVVVEVKRPSEDLTDHLNQLTRYVRDLRARFGILTNGTGFRMYRRDGQALTEMASGTATEVRATDFVPLAKQTLNPLDRAQVEARVRESQQEGLPLRYADDLPSTQFLYSLGLQEGSPFATLVQATTQLLADLQGKSEFVSGSYQFWKKVYARELDEKRIPQLWQASKALNDTSGEGLYRFSFALETSYALAARLMLAKVIQDHSGGGAITGGVSLADQLLTQLGQHVHDRTGTLLPEAYPEAVRDLFDRYARTLFTSVYATDIFDWWRDHAAAPGPAAAFSDALARLLLALLRFDFSTLEGDLLGELYQQYFDPETRKALGEFYTPPAVVNFILDEVGYTGRRQERLLDPATGSGTFLIGALRRYLGANQDADPVETLRGLTEDYALVAFDINPFAVIMAQVNFAALLVPLYARAAKQDPDFVLRRLPVIRTDSLRQENLEGEALTQGSQKGQSMYGLDFGSTTITAQIELPIRTGKKTGHTVHLTFPQVEEAKRRGVVDNEREWLRALQAVFAAVELRSQAFDRKQPLPDLSANIRSFLARGQGSERRLQEQAEYLTPYAGEVWKTLLELKEKHGDGRFLKTLEDLMLGLVLKHYLKYDYVVGNPPYVRIQNLPENLRRYWETMYVWTSGNFDIYIPFIERALLGRQGEEAHGWLKPGGKLTYILPNRFMNAGYAGLLRSNLPRVAHLRSLLNMGAATFQPPHEDHASKLFKEALVYPAVLSLQKRASTPATPEPSAAFPAVRLVPRTLPINPADALRQIRDAYADLRAGKPADLGELGDALSVPPPRAGELEAGRRDFTPAGWFLMPPEERAVFEKLDAVGQQVDPEVQMARQAATLAAFDQEAQTRGTVAAPAAEVNALQPHRRLKTYTSTVSGGFAGIQTSADNIMVLREIARNADGSLLTLQPRGGGGPVTIEKDALRPFLFGKDVERWHVDWQGWWVVFPYLETETGFRLIPTARYRDHVTTPRGKGEGRRVFGSYPADFPNLEAAYPHLWAYLNTHEAALRGRENGKYKVGKDDEWRWYDLARPQSLEASSGRKIVMQLLGRSTQGASDTMGRFFQAGGKGGGAYGVQLSDDALTNYFATLLSSHPADFFIKSSGIVYSGGYYSYADAYIRNLPIPASTPAQRDQLSRLARELTACTGELRRLEAQARAFPDSVSEERRAAGTLPELDALGGMAQAAGLAQKLEASKVQDMDGGLLGKPGEVTLKIGKGTLTLGTEHARLVREVLAERRSLGRDELLALRVPERTADVRAYLDTLAGWRTRMAELRGEIETREAELNDVVYGLYGLNADERAVVERFLERF from the coding sequence ATGGAAGCTGATCAACTGAATGCCGCGCTGGACGCACTCGCGCGGCGTGTCAAATCCAATTTCACCGAGGATGCCGTCGAGCACACCCTGACGGAAACCCGGTTTTACGAGGCCCTGGGCTACGAGCGCACCGGGCGGGATATTCGGCGCAAGCCCAAGGGCAAAAGCGGTATTCCCGACGCCCTGTTGCTCAACAGCGACGACAGCATTCAGGTGGTGGTCGAAGTCAAGCGGCCCAGCGAGGACCTGACCGACCATCTGAATCAGTTGACCCGTTATGTCCGTGACCTGCGTGCCCGCTTCGGCATCCTGACCAACGGGACGGGATTTCGCATGTACCGCCGGGACGGACAGGCCCTCACAGAGATGGCCTCTGGGACGGCGACCGAGGTGCGGGCGACGGACTTTGTCCCCCTCGCCAAACAGACGCTTAACCCGCTCGACCGGGCACAGGTGGAAGCGCGGGTGCGCGAGTCCCAACAGGAAGGCTTGCCCCTCCGTTACGCCGACGATCTGCCCAGCACCCAGTTTCTGTACTCGCTCGGCCTGCAAGAGGGCAGTCCTTTCGCCACGCTGGTTCAGGCGACCACGCAACTTCTGGCCGATTTGCAGGGCAAAAGCGAGTTCGTGAGCGGCAGTTACCAGTTCTGGAAAAAGGTGTATGCGCGGGAACTGGACGAGAAGCGCATTCCACAGCTCTGGCAAGCTTCAAAAGCTCTGAACGACACGTCCGGCGAGGGCCTGTACCGCTTCTCGTTCGCGCTGGAAACGTCCTATGCCCTGGCCGCGCGGCTGATGCTCGCCAAGGTCATTCAGGACCACAGCGGGGGCGGGGCCATTACGGGCGGGGTCAGTCTAGCCGACCAGCTCCTGACCCAACTCGGGCAGCACGTCCATGACCGCACGGGAACGCTCCTTCCCGAGGCGTACCCCGAGGCGGTGCGCGACCTGTTCGACCGCTACGCCCGCACCCTCTTTACCAGCGTGTACGCCACCGACATCTTCGACTGGTGGCGCGACCATGCCGCCGCTCCCGGCCCCGCTGCCGCCTTTTCCGACGCTCTGGCCCGGCTGCTGCTCGCGCTGCTGCGCTTTGATTTCAGCACGCTGGAAGGTGACTTGCTGGGCGAGCTATACCAGCAATATTTCGACCCGGAAACCCGCAAGGCGCTGGGCGAGTTCTACACGCCGCCCGCCGTGGTGAACTTCATCCTAGATGAGGTCGGGTACACCGGGCGGCGGCAGGAGCGGCTGCTCGACCCGGCGACCGGCAGCGGCACCTTTCTGATCGGGGCGCTGAGGCGTTACCTGGGCGCCAACCAGGACGCAGACCCGGTGGAGACTCTGCGGGGGCTGACCGAGGATTACGCTCTGGTAGCCTTTGACATCAATCCCTTCGCGGTCATCATGGCGCAGGTCAACTTCGCGGCGCTGCTGGTCCCGCTGTATGCCCGCGCCGCGAAACAGGACCCGGATTTCGTGCTGCGACGGCTGCCCGTCATCCGCACCGACTCGCTGCGGCAGGAGAACTTGGAGGGCGAAGCCCTGACGCAGGGCAGCCAGAAAGGTCAGAGCATGTACGGCCTGGATTTCGGCAGCACCACCATCACCGCGCAGATCGAGCTGCCTATCCGCACAGGCAAGAAGACCGGGCACACGGTCCACCTGACCTTTCCCCAAGTCGAGGAAGCCAAGCGCCGGGGCGTGGTGGACAACGAGCGCGAGTGGCTCCGCGCCCTGCAAGCCGTGTTCGCCGCCGTGGAACTGCGGTCTCAGGCCTTCGACCGCAAGCAACCCCTCCCCGACCTCAGCGCGAACATCCGGTCCTTTCTGGCACGCGGTCAGGGCTCGGAACGGCGCCTGCAAGAACAGGCCGAGTATCTGACGCCCTACGCCGGGGAAGTCTGGAAGACGCTGCTGGAACTCAAGGAAAAGCACGGCGACGGGCGTTTCCTCAAGACCCTGGAAGACCTGATGCTGGGCCTGGTTCTCAAGCATTACCTGAAATACGACTACGTGGTGGGCAACCCGCCCTATGTCCGCATCCAGAACCTTCCCGAGAACCTGCGCCGCTACTGGGAAACCATGTACGTCTGGACAAGCGGCAATTTCGACATCTACATCCCCTTCATCGAGCGTGCCCTGCTGGGCCGCCAGGGCGAGGAAGCGCACGGCTGGCTCAAACCCGGCGGCAAGCTCACGTACATCCTCCCCAACCGCTTCATGAATGCCGGGTACGCCGGGCTGCTGCGCTCGAACCTGCCCCGCGTGGCGCACCTGCGTTCGCTGCTGAACATGGGCGCGGCGACCTTTCAGCCCCCACACGAGGACCACGCTAGCAAGCTGTTCAAGGAGGCGCTGGTCTACCCTGCCGTCCTGAGTCTCCAGAAACGGGCGAGCACCCCCGCCACGCCCGAACCCTCCGCCGCTTTTCCCGCCGTGCGTCTGGTCCCACGTACCCTGCCCATCAATCCCGCCGATGCCCTGCGGCAAATCCGGGACGCCTACGCCGACCTCCGCGCCGGAAAGCCCGCCGACCTGGGCGAATTGGGCGACGCGTTGAGCGTGCCGCCGCCCCGCGCAGGCGAACTGGAGGCGGGCCGCCGCGATTTTACCCCTGCGGGCTGGTTCCTGATGCCGCCGGAGGAACGCGCCGTCTTCGAGAAACTAGACGCCGTGGGACAGCAGGTAGACCCGGAAGTTCAGATGGCGCGGCAAGCCGCCACCCTGGCCGCCTTTGACCAGGAAGCCCAAACCAGGGGGACCGTCGCGGCACCTGCTGCCGAAGTCAACGCCCTGCAACCCCACCGCCGCCTGAAAACGTATACCTCGACCGTCAGCGGCGGCTTTGCAGGGATTCAAACCAGTGCGGACAACATCATGGTGTTGCGGGAGATCGCCAGAAACGCTGACGGTTCTCTCCTGACCCTCCAGCCGCGCGGTGGCGGCGGACCCGTCACCATCGAAAAGGACGCCCTGCGGCCCTTCCTGTTCGGCAAGGACGTGGAACGCTGGCATGTGGACTGGCAGGGCTGGTGGGTGGTCTTTCCGTACCTGGAAACCGAGACGGGCTTCCGGCTGATCCCCACGGCCCGCTACCGCGATCACGTCACGACCCCCAGGGGCAAGGGCGAGGGCCGCCGCGTCTTCGGCAGCTATCCCGCCGACTTTCCCAATCTGGAAGCTGCTTATCCGCACCTGTGGGCCTACCTGAACACCCACGAAGCGGCACTCCGTGGCCGGGAAAATGGAAAGTACAAGGTGGGCAAGGATGACGAATGGCGGTGGTATGACTTGGCCCGGCCTCAGAGTTTGGAGGCGTCTTCCGGGAGGAAAATCGTGATGCAACTTTTGGGGAGATCGACCCAGGGTGCTTCCGACACGATGGGGAGATTTTTCCAAGCTGGCGGAAAAGGGGGTGGGGCTTACGGCGTCCAATTGTCGGACGACGCTTTGACCAACTATTTCGCTACCTTGCTTTCTAGCCATCCAGCCGATTTCTTTATCAAGTCATCGGGCATCGTCTACAGCGGAGGGTACTACTCTTACGCCGACGCATACATCCGCAATCTTCCCATCCCCGCGTCCACCCCAGCCCAACGTGACCAACTTTCCCGTTTGGCACGGGAGCTCACGGCCTGTACGGGGGAACTGCGGCGGCTGGAAGCGCAGGCGCGGGCCTTTCCCGACAGCGTGAGCGAAGAGAGGCGGGCGGCGGGCACTCTGCCCGAGCTGGACGCGCTGGGCGGAATGGCGCAGGCGGCGGGGCTGGCGCAGAAGCTGGAGGCAAGTAAGGTGCAGGACATGGACGGGGGGCTGCTGGGCAAGCCCGGCGAAGTCACCCTGAAGATTGGAAAAGGCACGCTGACGCTGGGAACCGAACACGCCCGGCTGGTCCGCGAGGTTCTGGCCGAACGGCGCAGCCTGGGGCGGGACGAACTGCTGGCCTTGCGCGTGCCGGAACGGACGGCGGATGTGCGGGCTTATCTCGACACGCTGGCGGGGTGGCGAACACGCATGGCCGAATTGCGCGGCGAGATCGAGACGCGTGAGGCTGAACTGAATGACGTGGTATACGGACTTTACGGCCTGAACGCGGACGAGCGGGCCGTGGTCGAACGGTTTTTGGAGCGGTTCTGA
- a CDS encoding biotin-dependent carboxyltransferase family protein has translation MLEVLRPGLQTTVQDAGRRALSLGVPGGGAADPVSLRLANALVGNPAGAAGLEVTLAGPSLRFHAAALAALCGAPFTATLDGQPFPLERAVAVPAGATLDVEAPARGLRAVLALRGGLDVPEVFGSRSTDLKTGFGGLEGRALRRGDQLGWFTRPEVTPPRTFLSPTLRTLTGPVVTLRVLPTPEATPALLAALTRHSFTVSPQADRMGVRLVGGVPAPHDPTRVSLPNVPGAVQLPPDGRPILLLPDAGTHGGYPTPLVVAAVDRPVLGQLRPGDRVRFRVVTLEEAHAALRARERTLRGVEGALRWWYGQSRDEATRTQHP, from the coding sequence ATGCTTGAGGTCCTGCGTCCGGGCCTCCAGACCACCGTGCAGGATGCAGGGCGGCGGGCTTTGTCGCTCGGCGTGCCGGGGGGCGGCGCGGCGGACCCGGTCAGCCTGCGGCTGGCAAACGCCCTGGTGGGCAACCCGGCGGGGGCAGCGGGACTGGAGGTGACCCTGGCGGGGCCGTCGCTGCGCTTTCACGCGGCGGCGCTCGCGGCCCTGTGCGGTGCCCCTTTCACGGCCACGCTGGACGGCCAGCCCTTTCCCCTGGAGCGGGCGGTCGCCGTGCCTGCCGGGGCGACGCTGGATGTGGAGGCCCCGGCGCGGGGGCTGCGGGCCGTGCTCGCCCTGCGGGGCGGGCTGGACGTGCCCGAGGTGTTCGGCAGCCGCTCCACGGACCTCAAGACGGGCTTCGGGGGGCTGGAGGGGCGGGCGCTGCGGCGGGGGGACCAGCTCGGGTGGTTCACTCGGCCAGAGGTGACCCCCCCAAGGACGTTTCTCTCCCCCACCCTCCGGACGCTGACCGGCCCGGTGGTCACGCTGCGGGTGCTGCCCACCCCGGAGGCGACCCCGGCGCTGCTGGCGGCGCTGACCCGTCACTCCTTCACCGTGAGTCCGCAGGCCGACCGCATGGGCGTGCGGCTGGTGGGGGGGGTGCCCGCCCCCCACGACCCCACGCGGGTCAGCCTGCCCAACGTGCCGGGGGCGGTGCAGCTTCCGCCGGACGGACGACCCATCCTGCTGCTGCCCGACGCGGGGACCCACGGGGGCTACCCCACCCCGCTCGTCGTGGCGGCGGTGGACCGTCCGGTGCTGGGGCAACTGCGGCCCGGCGACCGGGTGCGTTTCCGGGTGGTGACGTTGGAAGAGGCCCACGCCGCGCTGCGGGCACGGGAACGAACTTTACGCGGGGTGGAGGGGGCGCTGCGGTGGTGGTACGGGCAGAGCAGAGATGAAGCCACTCGCACGCAACACCCGTGA
- a CDS encoding deoxyguanosinetriphosphate triphosphohydrolase: MFTRADLEAREAATLAPYATLSRAARGRAFPEPESETRTAFQKDRDRILHTTAFRRLEYKTQVFVNVSLSGGQGDHYRTRLTHTLEVSQVARSVALTLGLNETLAEAIALAHDLGHPPFGHAGERALNALMEGHGAAPDNTFDHNSQACRIVTVLEDRYPDFRGLNLTRDTLDGLNKHSRAGLGPPSLEAQLVDAADALAYTAHDLDDGLRSGLITAEELTELPLWAELLRRVPPASPSLTERDRRTLHRELLGWLIDDLTRATHAAIVESGVRTPEAVRALPERLVTYSPEMRVRLRETGEFLRSRLYRHWRVEMQVEQGTRLLTGLFTALLERPSMLPPGVRARAEEGGLPRAVCDYVSGMTDRYAAELYAALRPPVPGAGWR; this comes from the coding sequence ATGTTCACCCGCGCCGACCTGGAGGCCCGCGAGGCGGCGACCCTCGCGCCGTACGCCACCCTCAGCCGCGCCGCGCGGGGCCGCGCCTTTCCCGAACCCGAGAGCGAGACCCGGACCGCCTTTCAGAAGGACCGCGACCGCATCCTGCACACGACCGCTTTTCGGCGGCTGGAATACAAGACGCAGGTCTTCGTCAACGTGTCGCTCAGCGGGGGGCAGGGCGACCACTACCGCACCCGGCTGACCCACACCCTGGAGGTCTCACAGGTCGCCCGCTCGGTGGCCCTGACCCTGGGGCTGAACGAGACGCTGGCGGAAGCCATCGCCCTCGCGCACGACCTCGGGCACCCTCCCTTCGGGCACGCGGGCGAGCGGGCGCTGAACGCACTGATGGAGGGGCACGGAGCCGCTCCCGACAACACGTTTGACCACAACTCGCAGGCCTGCCGCATCGTGACCGTGCTCGAAGACCGTTACCCGGACTTCCGGGGCCTGAACCTCACCCGCGATACCCTCGACGGCCTGAACAAGCACAGCCGGGCGGGACTGGGACCGCCCAGCCTGGAAGCGCAGCTCGTGGACGCCGCCGACGCGCTCGCCTACACCGCCCACGACCTCGACGATGGCCTGCGCAGCGGCCTGATCACGGCCGAGGAGTTGACGGAACTGCCGCTGTGGGCCGAGCTGCTCCGGCGCGTGCCCCCCGCTTCCCCCTCCCTCACCGAGCGCGACCGCCGCACCTTGCACCGCGAACTGCTGGGCTGGCTGATCGACGACCTGACACGGGCGACCCACGCGGCCATCGTGGAGAGCGGCGTGCGGACCCCGGAGGCGGTGCGGGCGCTGCCGGAGCGCCTGGTCACCTACAGCCCCGAGATGCGAGTGCGGCTGCGTGAGACGGGCGAATTCCTGCGCTCGCGGCTCTACCGTCATTGGCGGGTAGAGATGCAGGTCGAGCAGGGCACCCGGCTGCTGACGGGCCTGTTCACGGCGCTGCTGGAGCGGCCCTCCATGCTGCCCCCCGGCGTGCGGGCTCGCGCCGAGGAGGGTGGGTTGCCCCGCGCTGTATGCGACTACGTTTCCGGCATGACCGACCGCTATGCCGCCGAGCTGTACGCGGCGTTGCGGCCCCCGGTGCCGGGGGCAGGCTGGCGTTAA